One window from the genome of Streptomyces sp. NBC_00708 encodes:
- a CDS encoding GNAT family N-acetyltransferase, whose protein sequence is MTIATPTELRTFTSLDIIRGDLLDVYAEVRAPLLHLPNYAVTAFGERIDRHSTEPGFTAVLAYADDQPVGYAYSNTIEHGDRYWQRTSPAPAEQYTEHPATALKEIGVSPAWRKTGTARRIHDALLTTRDEPYVTLMVNGAAGDGRVHALYRSWGYEDIGQSQPSPASPVLTVMIRDTAGPGDGHRRS, encoded by the coding sequence ATGACCATCGCAACCCCCACCGAGCTGCGTACCTTCACCAGCTTGGACATCATCCGTGGCGACCTCCTCGATGTGTACGCCGAGGTACGCGCCCCGCTGCTCCACCTGCCGAACTACGCGGTCACCGCGTTCGGTGAACGCATCGACCGGCACTCCACCGAACCGGGGTTCACGGCCGTCCTCGCATACGCGGACGACCAACCGGTCGGCTACGCGTACAGCAACACGATCGAGCACGGCGACCGCTACTGGCAGCGCACGAGCCCCGCTCCCGCAGAGCAGTACACCGAGCACCCGGCCACGGCTCTCAAGGAGATCGGCGTCAGCCCGGCCTGGCGCAAGACCGGCACCGCCCGCCGCATCCACGACGCCCTCCTCACCACCCGCGACGAGCCGTACGTGACACTCATGGTCAACGGGGCCGCGGGCGACGGAAGGGTGCACGCGCTCTACAGATCATGGGGCTACGAGGACATAGGCCAAAGCCAGCCGTCCCCGGCCTCACCGGTCCTCACCGTGATGATCCGTGACACCGCTGGGCCGGGAGACGGGCACCGCAGAAGCTGA
- a CDS encoding DUF4240 domain-containing protein — protein MNENAFWQLIEACSPAVPDPEGDELAAVLTARLTNGPVSDVVGFAEQLSWALYRLDRKEYGDGLSSDQFLYTRAAVVAAGREEFERVLRDPERFMPYVSDLVWAEALLYVPDNAYKHLTGDEWDRSTRYSYESYSNTAGWIAA, from the coding sequence ATGAACGAGAACGCCTTCTGGCAGCTCATCGAAGCGTGTAGCCCCGCTGTCCCCGACCCCGAGGGCGATGAGCTCGCCGCTGTCCTGACCGCCCGCCTGACGAACGGCCCTGTATCTGACGTGGTCGGCTTCGCCGAGCAGCTTTCCTGGGCCCTGTACAGGCTGGACCGCAAGGAATACGGCGATGGCCTGTCGAGCGATCAGTTCCTCTACACCCGGGCTGCGGTCGTCGCGGCCGGCCGTGAGGAATTCGAGCGCGTACTTCGAGACCCAGAGCGGTTCATGCCGTACGTCAGCGACCTCGTCTGGGCCGAAGCCCTGCTCTACGTGCCCGACAACGCATACAAGCACCTCACCGGAGACGAATGGGACCGCAGCACCCGCTACAGCTACGAGTCCTACTCCAACACAGCTGGGTGGATCGCCGCATAG